From the Papaver somniferum cultivar HN1 chromosome 2, ASM357369v1, whole genome shotgun sequence genome, the window CATGTCAGAAATATAATTGAATAATTTAAATATGTGCCTCAATCTGGGTCGTCCCTTATGTGTTTAAACTATAGATCTCCGTCCAAAtaggaaaacaccattgtcccttataatttAGATAAACACGACCGTTTGCGGTTTTTACACGACCAAGCGACTAAGACTTAATTGTGGACGGCTATTTTATCAAATGGCTACTTTATGCAACAACTCTTAACCAATCCTTATATACCCACCCATCCGGGTTTAAAAGTAACACATTCTTCATCAATTTTTCAACAAAATTTATACTTTTCCTCTAATCTTCAGAAATATGGTTGATCATAGATTTACTGTAATCGTGGCAGAGTCGGGATATTTGCTGGATGGTTCGTTATGAAAACAAAACTTGTACCTTAACTAGTCTTCCTCTTTTTGTAAGCAAGTCATAAGCATTGCGAATCTCATCTTGATCATTCGAATCATGATCTGAAAGTTTGGTCGTAAACCAGAACCAAATGAGATATTTGACATTTTTGCTTGTACAAGACTAACAAAAGTATGTCTTAACGGGGATTAAAATGGGATTCCGCTTGATTATTTGGTCATGATACAAGTCCAGGATTTGCTTCGTTATCGATAATCTTAATTTACATTTCCAAACACAAAATTGGGCATAAAGATATAACGATAAACAAGTAATCAATTGATTAATAATAAAGCAACATAAGGAACTATGTAAAAACATTGAAAAATcgtgcaaaaaaaaaacactaaagcCGCCAAATCCCAAATATACTACTTTTTGTTTAAAGAAAAAGATGCATATATTACCAGaccaaagaagaaaaaacatgaacaaaagaaaatgaaatacagttatctgaaaaaaaaaaaaagtgttgtcaTACTGTCACAACAGGAACAGGCTCCTGATTATGTTGTATCAGATAACATTCTTTCGGATACATCAAGCAAAGTGAAAAGAGAGTCATGATACTCTCCATAGAAGTTATAGACCTAAAACCAACATTATTTCATATGTCGTAGCCTGACTGCTTTCATTAGAAGTACTACTATTCTTATTATTCACCAAAAGAAATTGGGATAAGAAGTTTGGCATTTCCTCATTCCATGTCATGAAAAGAGAAGATTTCCTCGCTTTCACTACAAAAAAACTGACCAAAGGCTACTAAATTTTTCCAACAGCAGAAAAACTTTAGTTGCTTCACAGTTTAAGCCACTAGGAAAGGCAACTGTGGTGGTGTATTGATTTGAGCTACTAAACGGTAAGCAACTATAGTTTCTAAAACCCTTTAGAAATAAGTATGCGCCAACTAAACAAATGCGCTAGTAGCTTGAGATATTCAACCACTTGGAAAAAAACAACGACGGGATATTAGTTGCCTAACCCTCTATTCAGCCACTAAAATAACACAACTACCAGAAAGCCTAGTTGAATAGATCTTTGGGAACTAACTATGCCAACTACAGTAGGCATATTCATTGAGCTACTTCTGAGAAAAAACTTAGGATTCTTAGTAGCTTAACTTAAAGAAGAGTTATTAATTTAATAAGAAAATGACTAAGTTGTTGGTGTAGTGAAGCTTTGTCGCTAAGTCTCTAAGATCAAAATCTAGGCACACATGTTATTGTGATCACAGTGTGAATTTGTATAGATGATATTGTTGTTTAGTAATTTAGAAATAAATTGTTTGTGTATAAAATATTTATAGAACACCATGCGTCAGTGCTAAACCAATTTCTTAACAATTACCAAGACAATTGGTACGTAACATCAATACccaagaaaatattaaaattagtGGTACGtatatttcagaaaaaaaaaaaaaaaacgaaatttCAGATGGAACACGGGATGGCCTGCTGAGTGCCGGCTGCGACATTATAACATTTCGGTCCAATTTGAAAGGAATAATAAAAACTGCAAAAAAAGTTGCACGCATACAAAAGGAAATCACTCTTTTCACATTACAGTTGTAACTTAAATATATGACTTCACTAAATGTCAGACGAGTAGAGTACTGGGATAAAAGGCTAATCGATTGGTCTTGATCATTATTTGTGGAGaaagcttaaaaaaaaaaactatttcatTACGCTAGATTATTAACCAAAACTCTTCTTGAATCCACATATGCATACCAGGTTCCCCGTGGAGGAATGCCTTATTCACGGTAGCAACCGCACCTCTGGAGCCTTGTTCTTATGGTGCATTCTCCACCATAGCAGGGTGGATTGCAGAACCTCATACACCTATGAGTATTAGGCAAGCTCAATGGATCACAACGACCAATTCCGGGCACCTGGCAACACTTGGGGTTTCAAACACCTGTAAATGACTATACGAGATTAATCAACTCCTTGTTATACAGAAACTACAAATGCTATTATGACCATACATTTCAATCCAAAATCACCTGGACAAGAAGGATTAAGAATGATTAAGTTAAATAACTTGGGAGAGTAATCTAatgtatttattattattaatgacTGCCGGAGATTTTGTACTCGTACAATCAATCAGCTTACAAGAAATAAGAATTGAAGGGTATTTTGGCATAATCGACCACAATTGAAGGCAACATTATCTTTTAACACAGAGAAATATAATTCTAGGCCTTATCGAGTGCAGTCATACAACAATCTTCAAGTATCTCGAAGTCAGGTGGAGCAAGTCCTCTTCCATTATTCGATCCATCAAGCATCCTTCAGGATGTCGTttttgttggagtatgtggctcgataaacaccacatatgtatatctaggatagtcccacatggaataagaggagtacatgtggagcttaataatctttggcatctccttacataacaccgaggccttttagattaaaaccccacacctgctgcaactggtggtcaagtggggacagtatcggtgttATGTGGTCGGGCCTAGAAGTAGGGTCCggcggtccgtgaagatcctaacaactggtatcagagcgtaTGGTTGGGGCTACTGCCCGAACGGAGAAGTGGTTGTGTATGTCACCCAGTTTAGGGCGCAAGTGGAGTCAAACTCAAGGTGGAGTAGGCAAGGCCCAAAGTAGAgttggcgctcaaggtggagttagtgccacaccccattaactcaggtggagcaggaTTCTATGGTGGGCAAGGTTGTTCTCAAGGTGGAGTTATTGCTAGCCTTCccattaactcaaggtggagtagggTTCCAGGGCGcgtagtgacaataatcatgttcgatgggtagctatacggacggtgatcatatggtggagtatgattggattggtgaggtggtttaatctcgccaaagtggagattgttggagtatatggctcgataaacaccacatatgtatatctaggatagtcccacatggaataagaggagTACATGTGGCGCTTAATAAGCTAGGACATCTCCTTACATAGCatcgaggccttttagattaaaaccccacacctgctgcaacaggtggtcaagtggggacagtatcggtgctatgtggtcgggcccagaagtagggtccggcggtccgtgaagatcctaacagtTTTTTCCGCAAATACCTAAAAGCATAACTGATATTGGAATTCAAAGTCTGCAACTTATAAGCAAAACTATATTGAAATACAACGTGCATAAACCTCACCTTCCCAAACTGTAGGCTATCAGAATCCCATATCTCCAAGTTCAAAGTCATCGTCTTCGTCAGTGGTGTAAACTGCATCACTATCAGCTTCCTCCTCCTCTTGTCTTTGGATGGCAGATATTACTTCTTCATGGATGATGGTTTCTGGTGGAATATCAGTCCTATCCCAAATCAAATTTTCATTGTGATCTTGTTGGGGGCACTCGTCTAAAATCGTTGATTGAATAGCTTGAATACCATTCTTGATACGCTTCATCAGAACTCGAGTTTTCTGGTGCAATAAGTTCCTCTGAATTTTTTTATGGAATGTTGTAAGAGAAATGAGGTCGTGTTTTTATAACCACTTCCAattgtcgattctttatgtccttCATATAGAAAACCTGTTGTGCTTGGTGCGCTAACGCAAATGGTTCATTCGCATAACAGGTTCTGTTGAGATTAACACAAGTAAATCCGTAGCTATCTCTTTTGGAGCCACCTTGATTTTCAACCGGACGCCAATTGTATTTGAAAAAAAGAATTCGTAATTGGTTTAAATAGCGTGCCTCGATAATTTCAGATACCACTCCATAATAATCATTCATATCATCATCTTCACATTCCCCTCCCTTTATACATACTCCACTATTCTGTGTCTTCCGTCGCATCTCCCACGCTTTTGTATGGAATCTGAACCCGTTGATGATGTATCCGTTGAAAGACGAACACTCTTTATTAGGATCTTGACTCAGAGAATAGAGTTCATCACTCACCAGACCATTTTTGTGCAGTTGATATATCTATTCATGTACATGTATTTATATATTAGTTCAGGTTATGAAATCCTAAATACATGTATTTTGTTTGAGTATATATAAACGCACTTACTTTGCTGGCAAACCAAAAAGGAAATTCTTCGTTGTGTCTTCTTTCAACGTCAGCATCTCTTATGCCACGCCTTTTTAATTCTTCTCTATGTTCACTGCAAGTGGAATGCTTCACATAGTTAACTATTGAATTGACACAATTTAAAGATTATTGGCCTAAAAAGAAACACAAAACGTATATACTTCTCATATGGCTCCACTTCTGCAGTATTCTGCAGAGCATAAAGTTGGATTTGTTGCATTTTTGAGTCCTCAAGCGTTCCCAAAGTTTCAGCTCCAATGGGACGACCAGATTGTATGAAAACGACTAATTTCTCACGTGAGGGTGGTTGTTCAAAATCCTCATTCCTTGAGACCCGATTGAATTTTGTATCAGTATTGTTCAAGTATCGCGTAAGCATAGTGAGGCTCTCTTCTATTAAGTATGCTTCAGCCATAGAGCCTTCTGGACATGCTTTGTTTCGCACATAAGACTTTAACTTGCGCAGATACCTAAAATGTAATTCTTATTAGAATTCACTGGGCGTAATTTAAGTAAAGTTGTACAAATATACACTGCAAAAGGTACATAAAAAATGTGTGTGAAGTATCTAAGAATCGtatatttgttttcttgaactgatGTAAGAAAACTATCATTAACATTAATATTTAGAATTCAGAATATACAGAAAGTGGTTAAACCATACCTCTCAATCGGGTACATCCAACGATATTGAACCGGACCAACATCCTTTGCTTGTTGTGGTAGATGAATTAGCAAATGCATCATCACGACAAAAAATCTCGGGGGGAATATTTTTTCCAACTTGCACAAAGTAATTGCAATTCTGTCTTCTAGTTTGTCTAGATCCTCTATGTTGACAACTTGTGTACACAACGCTTTAAAAAACATACAAAGCTCACCCACTGCGTCATACACATCCTCAGGAAGTAATCCTCGTAACGTGATCGGCAGTAAGCATTCCGTTAGCACATGGCAGTCATGACTTTTCAGACCCATAATCTTTCGATCTCTAACATTAACACAACGAGAAGTATTTGATGAATATCCATCGGGAACCTTGATATCCTTCAAAGTCCTACAAAAAGTATCCATCTCTTTCGTGGACATCACATACCTAGCTGGTGGCATAACAAATTTGTCTCCTTTTTTTGCGGATGTAACTCCGGTCTTATTCCCATATCCTTGAGATCAAAACGAGCCTTGATATTGTCTTTTGTCTTCCCTTCTACTTTCATTACTGTTCCCAACAAAAtttccaagatatttttctcaaTGTGCATCACGTCAAGATTATGGAAACACAAAATTGTGCTCACATATGGCAACTCTTCCCGAAAAATacactttttttttccaattgtggTCAAAATCGACCGGTACTGTTGGTGTCAGACCGTTCTGTTTGCCATTCttaccaaattttacttgctcaaaATGTGCCAACTGATGATTTATCTCATCCCCATTCATTGGATGTGGTTTTTCTCTAAGCTCTTTTTCCCCTTTGAAGGGTGTTGTTTGTTGTCGCCACTTGTGATCAGCAGGCAAGAACCGACGATGTTGCATGTAACAAAACTTACCTCCATACCGCAGTAGAGTTGAACATGGGTCGGACCCACAACTCGGACATGCTAAGGACCCCTTGGTGCTCCACCCGGAGAGCATAGCTAATGCAGGAAAATCATTAATAGTGCCAAGCAATGCTGCGCGCAACTGAAAATACTCTTTCTTCGAAGCATCGTAAGTGGTAACGCCAACGTACCATAATTCCTTCAATTCTTCTATAAGGGGTTGTAAATAAACATCGATATCATTTCCCGGTGACTTGGGTCTCGAAATTATCATAGACAAAATGAAGTTTTGCTCTTGCATAACCTCCCATGGTGGTAAGCTGTAGATGATTAGAACCACTGGCCATGTACTATGCGGATTCATCATATTTCCGTAAGGATTCATGCCATCACTTGCTAATGCAAGTCTCACATTCCTAGGATCAGCTGCAAACGTTGGATGCTTCTTATCAAAAGTTTTCCATGTCTTCGCATCAGCAGGATGTCTCAAAAGTCCATCATTGATACGTTCTTCAGCATGATATCGCATATCAGTAGCAGGCTGTGGAGACATAAATAACTTTTGAAGTCTTGGCTTCAAGTTGAAGTACCTTAGTTGTTTTAATTTAATgttacttattttatttttagtttggaATTGCTGTTCGTTTTAGTTGCTATCTCTAATAAGTTGTTTTCGGCCATATATGACCACGTTATCCTCGATCCTGATGATGATGTTGCTGTAAAAGTGATCAAAGACGTGATGAGGAATGCCTATAAGGCATATAGGCACAAACTTCATCTAGCCTACAAAAATGCTGGGGGTGATGGGTTCGCTGAATCAGATGGCCACCTGGAGGCTTTCACTAGTATCGAATACGAGTTGGTATATATTATGCCTTATTCAATTGTTTTGTTTAATGATATTGTTTATATAAAAGTCAGATGTGTTTATTACATGATATCTTACTTGTTTATATGATGATGTTTTCCATTTCAAAGCTGCAAGCAGGACAACCTTGTGATCCAGTTACTTTCTTCCGACGAACCCATGATCCTGAAAAGAAAATCAATGCCAAATGCAAAGACGTGAGTGTAAGTAATAATCTTTTATTAATGAAACATGTTTGATATgtatctatttatagattttgttTACACAATCATTATTTGCACAGATAGACTTACACACAAAGGGTTAGGCAACTAATGTTTACCAAAATTATGATTTTCTCATTCTGCCAAAGAcctaaatatgaagaaaaaataatGCAGCATTTTATATTGGAGTTTTGAGTTTTGTATCATCGGTTAAGTGAAAACTGCTCCTGGTAGAATTTCTGTGAATAAGTACTGTTCTTTATTCTGGGAATTTTTGTGAATAGTGGCCACATTATGTACGGTTCTTTATTTTGGAATTCTACTTTCTGTAGTCAGTATTCTTTTTTTCCTTATTGCCTGCCCAAACACATTCGAATCTCGTTGCtgactttgtgattaatttgtgtTTTGAATTAATGTGCAGGAAAAAATGAAGGCCATGAAGGAAGCTGCAGATCGAGGAGAAACTAATGACACTCCAGAAGAGACATTTAACAAAGTTCGTAATCCTGGATGTTCTGGTAAACGGCGTCGCAAGGCTCATCCAACTAACTACAGTTTAtaccagaagaaagaagaagaaatggctgaATTGAAAGTAAGAATGGCATCCTTGGAACAGGAAAACAAAAGGCTTAAGAAAGAGACAGGTCTGAATGCGACAAAGAAGTGGTTGAATGAATATCTTGTTAAAGTTGGCATGCCGGCTATGGAATTATCATCTGAAGATGATgcggaagatgatgatgaagatgctgA encodes:
- the LOC113352123 gene encoding histone H2A.Z-specific chaperone CHZ1-like translates to MRNAYKAYRHKLHLAYKNAGGDGFAESDGHLEAFTSIEYELLQAGQPCDPVTFFRRTHDPEKKINAKCKDVSEKMKAMKEAADRGETNDTPEETFNKVRNPGCSGKRRRKAHPTNYSLYQKKEEEMAELKVRMASLEQENKRLKKETGLNATKKWLNEYLVKVGMPAMELSSEDDAEDDDEDADMHRSQIHEHRDAFEGSDMEAEEEAVEAFGEDQEEGDEENPDRELEEDDE